In one Halosimplex halophilum genomic region, the following are encoded:
- a CDS encoding sugar phosphate isomerase/epimerase family protein translates to MVRTAINLYSVRDLDLPMAEILDRCAAAGYDGVQFSGDFGGLSPAELRDELDDNDLGVTASHVDLDDMEADAASVVEAHETIGADGAVVPWLDAEHFQSREAVAETATRLENVAANLADHDFSLHYHNHDHEFAEFDDTNGYDAFAEACSLLLEPDVGWIETAGHDPVEYIERYGDRVEIVHMKDMDDGEFCEIGDGDVDMQACADAAREADAEWLVYEHDDPEDPAASIDTGAEFLAGL, encoded by the coding sequence ATGGTACGCACCGCGATCAACCTCTACTCGGTTCGCGACCTGGACCTGCCGATGGCGGAGATCCTCGACCGCTGCGCGGCGGCCGGCTACGACGGCGTGCAGTTCTCCGGCGACTTCGGCGGGCTCTCGCCGGCGGAACTGCGCGACGAACTCGACGACAACGACCTCGGCGTGACCGCCTCGCACGTCGACCTCGACGACATGGAGGCCGACGCCGCGAGCGTCGTCGAGGCCCACGAGACCATCGGGGCCGACGGCGCGGTCGTCCCGTGGCTCGACGCCGAGCACTTCCAGTCCCGCGAAGCGGTCGCGGAGACCGCGACGCGGCTGGAGAACGTCGCCGCGAACCTCGCCGACCACGACTTCTCGCTGCACTACCACAACCACGACCACGAGTTCGCCGAGTTCGACGACACCAACGGCTACGACGCCTTCGCCGAGGCCTGCAGCCTCCTGCTGGAGCCCGACGTGGGCTGGATCGAGACGGCGGGCCACGACCCCGTCGAGTACATCGAACGCTACGGCGACCGGGTCGAGATCGTCCACATGAAGGACATGGACGACGGCGAGTTCTGCGAGATCGGCGACGGGGACGTCGACATGCAGGCCTGCGCCGACGCCGCCCGCGAGGCCGACGCCGAGTGGCTCGTCTACGAACACGACGACCCCGAGGACCCGGCCGCGTCCATCGACACCGGCGCCGAGTTCCTCGCCGGGCTGTAG
- a CDS encoding glycosyltransferase family protein, translated as MEYVQERVATLHDFGGAAPEAPVDRATVVVPLTDRDHASLAAERVLSTLGEVGPESVVVALRADEGKVEAVREWVDSLGVDADILWCNAPAVRELLGDHGLNGEAGKGRDVWLALGVAAARSDLVAVHDADATTYGPEHVPRLLFPLARDYEFVKGYYARVENDRLYGRLCRLFYEPVVAALAETTDDPLVEYLGAFRYALAGEFAATSDLVRQLRPPRGWGLEVATLGDAFRTAGFEGTAQVDLGIHEHDHRAVSGRGGLSDMADEVAAALFAALDDGGVAVDYDDLRERYRATARRLVDQYAADAAFNGLDYDPADERRQVDAYAESVRAPAAADRLPAWVETDLDPDAVRRASRDALADATGR; from the coding sequence ATGGAGTACGTCCAGGAGCGGGTGGCGACGCTGCACGACTTCGGCGGCGCGGCCCCCGAGGCGCCGGTCGACCGCGCGACGGTCGTCGTGCCGCTGACCGACCGCGACCACGCCAGCCTCGCCGCCGAGCGCGTGCTCTCGACGCTCGGCGAGGTCGGTCCCGAGTCCGTCGTCGTCGCGCTGCGCGCCGACGAGGGGAAAGTCGAGGCGGTCCGCGAGTGGGTCGACTCCCTCGGCGTCGACGCCGACATTCTGTGGTGCAACGCCCCCGCCGTCCGCGAACTCCTCGGCGACCACGGCCTCAACGGCGAGGCGGGCAAGGGCCGGGACGTGTGGCTCGCGCTCGGCGTCGCCGCCGCCCGCAGCGACCTCGTGGCGGTCCACGACGCCGACGCGACCACCTACGGCCCCGAGCACGTCCCCCGACTGCTCTTCCCGCTCGCCCGCGACTACGAGTTCGTCAAGGGCTACTACGCCCGCGTCGAGAACGACCGCCTCTACGGCCGGCTCTGTCGGCTGTTCTACGAACCCGTCGTCGCCGCGCTCGCCGAGACGACCGACGACCCACTGGTCGAGTACCTGGGCGCGTTCCGCTACGCGCTGGCCGGCGAGTTCGCCGCCACGAGCGACCTCGTCCGGCAGCTCCGCCCGCCCCGCGGGTGGGGGCTGGAGGTCGCCACGCTCGGCGACGCCTTCCGGACGGCCGGCTTCGAGGGCACCGCGCAGGTCGACCTGGGCATCCACGAGCACGACCACCGCGCCGTCAGCGGCCGCGGCGGCCTCTCTGACATGGCCGACGAGGTCGCCGCCGCCCTCTTCGCCGCGCTCGACGACGGCGGGGTCGCCGTCGACTACGACGACCTCCGCGAGCGCTACCGGGCGACCGCCCGCCGTCTGGTCGACCAGTACGCCGCCGACGCCGCGTTCAACGGGCTCGACTACGACCCCGCCGACGAGCGCCGGCAGGTCGACGCCTACGCCGAGTCGGTCCGCGCGCCCGCGGCCGCCGACCGCCTCCCCGCCTGGGTCGAGACGGACCTCGACCCGGACGCGGTCCGCCGGGCCTCCCGCGACGCGCTCGCCGACGCGACCGGCCGCTGA
- a CDS encoding MFS transporter, with product MTRRQLFGSLCAMVFVVNLGRVVFAPLLDPLRAALTVDAAAVGLLASLVWVGSAVPRIPTGYLLTRVPRHYVVFATGATLTAATALASVAPGIRALQAAALLMGAAGGAYFIAANPLVSELFPSRVGSALGVHGTAAQLAAVGAPLFVTAVLARGEWPLTFRIMAAVTAVATVLFTVAAWRTDLPAAGTEDRHLLVAVREQWRLVLAGVVMLGATGFVWQGVFNFYPTYLAETKSLTESTARTVLSVVFGAGVPAMALSGRLADRLDIVRYILALLGGFVVTVLALTTVSGLVAVVAVSLVLGYVTHSLFPAMDTYLLGSLPDRHRASAYAAYSGTMMFVQAGGSYAVGFLRDAQVAFDLIFRSFAGGLVVVLAALLVAHAMGRLPHGARS from the coding sequence GTGACGCGCCGCCAGCTGTTCGGGTCGCTCTGTGCGATGGTGTTCGTCGTCAACCTCGGGCGGGTCGTCTTCGCGCCGCTGCTGGACCCGCTGCGAGCGGCGCTGACCGTTGACGCCGCGGCCGTCGGCCTGCTCGCGTCGCTCGTCTGGGTCGGCAGCGCCGTCCCGCGGATCCCGACGGGCTACCTGCTCACGCGGGTCCCGCGCCACTACGTCGTCTTCGCGACGGGCGCGACGCTCACCGCCGCGACCGCGCTGGCGTCGGTCGCGCCGGGCATCCGCGCGCTCCAGGCCGCCGCCCTGCTGATGGGGGCGGCCGGCGGCGCCTACTTCATCGCCGCGAACCCGCTGGTCAGCGAGCTGTTCCCCTCGCGCGTCGGCTCGGCGCTGGGGGTCCACGGGACGGCGGCGCAACTGGCCGCGGTCGGCGCGCCGCTGTTCGTCACCGCCGTCCTCGCGCGCGGGGAGTGGCCGCTGACCTTCCGGATCATGGCCGCGGTCACCGCCGTCGCGACCGTCCTGTTCACCGTCGCGGCCTGGCGGACGGACCTGCCGGCCGCCGGCACCGAGGACCGACACCTCCTCGTCGCTGTCCGCGAGCAGTGGCGGCTGGTCCTCGCCGGCGTCGTCATGCTCGGCGCCACCGGCTTCGTCTGGCAGGGCGTGTTCAACTTCTACCCCACCTACCTCGCCGAGACGAAATCGCTCACGGAGTCGACCGCGCGGACGGTCCTCTCGGTGGTCTTCGGCGCCGGCGTCCCGGCGATGGCGCTGTCGGGCCGGCTGGCCGACCGCCTCGACATCGTCCGGTACATCCTCGCGCTCCTCGGCGGCTTCGTCGTCACCGTCCTCGCGCTGACGACCGTCTCCGGGCTCGTCGCCGTGGTCGCGGTCAGCCTCGTCCTCGGGTACGTCACCCACAGCCTGTTCCCGGCGATGGACACCTACCTGCTGGGGTCGCTGCCGGATCGGCACCGCGCGAGCGCCTACGCCGCCTACTCGGGGACGATGATGTTCGTCCAGGCCGGCGGCTCCTACGCCGTCGGGTTCCTCCGGGACGCGCAGGTGGCGTTCGACCTCATCTTCCGGTCGTTCGCCGGCGGCCTCGTCGTCGTCCTCGCCGCGCTCCTCGTCGCCCACGCGATGGGACGGCTCCCCCACGGCGCGCGATCGTGA
- a CDS encoding HVO_0758 family zinc finger protein, with the protein MKSVRKGLRSGEIEKDVYERLACSECGEELATENDPDEVGTVRVCPECDSKWKQVG; encoded by the coding sequence ATGAAATCGGTCCGGAAGGGGCTGCGTTCGGGCGAGATCGAGAAAGACGTCTACGAACGCCTGGCCTGCAGCGAGTGCGGGGAGGAGCTCGCGACCGAGAACGACCCCGACGAGGTCGGCACCGTCCGGGTCTGTCCGGAGTGCGACAGCAAGTGGAAGCAGGTGGGGTGA
- a CDS encoding aldo/keto reductase, protein MVTRDATWAYRDEFGDEFARTYFRRFGEGVVSSVGVGTYLGDPTDEADDAYREAIVEALQSGINVVDTAINYRNQRSERVVGEAIDAAEVDREAVLVATKGGFVPFDGERPENPGRWIREEYVDTGIVDADDLVAGQHCIAPGYIDDQLDRSLDNLDLDTIDLYYVHNPETQLADRSAEAVYDRLEDTFTRLEERAAEGDIRQYGVATWEALRVPAEDDSHLSLAEIVSRAREAAKRANNAATHFRAVQLPFNVVMADAFTVEAQEGSEGAQSTLWFAHDAGLNVFTSASLAQGKLARAGLPEEVAERVEGETSAQKAINFARSAPGVTCSLVGMGSPDHVAENVAAGTHPPLGADSFDAVFE, encoded by the coding sequence ATGGTCACCAGGGACGCCACGTGGGCGTACCGCGACGAGTTCGGCGACGAGTTCGCCCGCACGTACTTCCGGCGGTTCGGCGAGGGGGTCGTCTCCAGCGTCGGCGTCGGCACCTACCTCGGGGACCCGACCGACGAGGCCGACGACGCCTACCGCGAGGCGATCGTCGAGGCGCTCCAGTCGGGGATCAACGTCGTCGACACGGCGATCAACTACCGGAACCAGCGCAGCGAGCGGGTCGTCGGCGAGGCCATCGACGCGGCCGAGGTCGACCGGGAGGCCGTCCTCGTCGCCACGAAGGGCGGGTTCGTCCCCTTCGACGGCGAGCGTCCGGAGAACCCCGGCCGGTGGATCCGCGAGGAGTACGTCGACACGGGGATCGTCGACGCCGACGACCTGGTCGCCGGGCAACACTGCATCGCACCCGGGTACATCGACGACCAGCTCGACCGCTCGCTGGACAACCTCGATCTTGACACGATCGACCTGTACTACGTCCACAACCCCGAGACGCAGCTGGCCGACCGCTCGGCCGAGGCGGTCTACGACCGGCTGGAGGACACGTTCACGCGGCTGGAGGAGCGGGCCGCCGAGGGGGACATCCGCCAGTACGGCGTGGCGACGTGGGAGGCGCTACGCGTCCCCGCAGAGGACGACAGCCACCTGTCGCTGGCGGAGATAGTTTCGCGGGCCCGCGAGGCGGCCAAGCGGGCGAACAACGCGGCGACGCACTTCCGGGCGGTCCAGCTCCCGTTCAACGTCGTGATGGCCGACGCGTTCACCGTCGAGGCCCAGGAGGGGTCCGAGGGCGCCCAGTCGACGCTGTGGTTCGCCCACGACGCGGGGCTGAACGTGTTCACGAGCGCGTCGCTGGCCCAGGGGAAGCTCGCCCGCGCGGGGCTGCCCGAGGAGGTGGCCGAGCGGGTCGAGGGCGAGACGAGCGCCCAGAAGGCGATCAACTTCGCCCGGAGCGCGCCGGGGGTGACGTGCTCGCTGGTCGGGATGGGCTCGCCCGACCACGTCGCGGAGAACGTCGCGGCGGGGACCCACCCGCCGCTCGGCGCGGATTCGTTCGACGCCGTCTTCGAGTAA
- a CDS encoding DUF6298 domain-containing protein, whose amino-acid sequence MTDRVRPNPENPWYWSDGDGPTLLLGGTDRDNLFQWTGERLEAHLDDLVDAGGNFVRNTMSDRKDGDVSPFARHDDGTYDLERWNDEYWDRLDAFLAATAERDIVVELTLWDQHDLVGDRWESHAWNPVNNDTLPEGSLPETGGDHWRDRIAFFRTVEEGNDPVLAHQERFVDRVLDHTFDHGHVLYNVTNEGWAGIEWELHWAEHVLDRADERGVGVEVANMNMTPEDSVEKVVEHPDAFSYVEVSQHNQLSAGATGQDHWDNLQAWRGEVEDAVGPRPFNNVKIYGGFDGGKEAAGTADQAVRWFWRNVLGGCAACRFHRRVAEGDEGWGIGGSERALTQIRSVRAIEEVVDLTALPPRGDLLGDAAPDEAYCAADPGEAYVVYVPDGGNATLDLDAGSYRRRTLDAESAAWTDDETVEGDTDLPLDPPERPNQVVVLTAET is encoded by the coding sequence ATGACCGACCGCGTCAGGCCGAACCCCGAGAACCCGTGGTACTGGTCGGACGGCGACGGACCGACGCTGCTCCTCGGCGGGACGGACAGGGACAACCTCTTCCAGTGGACCGGCGAGCGACTGGAGGCCCACCTCGACGACCTCGTCGACGCCGGCGGGAACTTCGTCCGCAACACCATGTCGGACCGCAAGGACGGGGACGTGTCGCCGTTCGCACGGCACGACGACGGCACGTACGACCTCGAACGGTGGAACGACGAGTACTGGGACCGGCTCGATGCGTTCCTCGCCGCGACCGCCGAGCGCGACATCGTCGTCGAACTGACGCTCTGGGACCAGCACGACCTCGTCGGGGACAGGTGGGAGTCCCACGCCTGGAACCCGGTCAACAACGACACGCTCCCCGAGGGTTCGCTCCCCGAGACGGGCGGCGACCACTGGCGGGACCGGATCGCCTTCTTCCGCACGGTCGAGGAGGGCAACGACCCCGTGCTCGCCCACCAGGAGCGGTTCGTCGACCGCGTCCTCGACCACACGTTCGACCACGGGCACGTCCTCTACAACGTCACCAACGAGGGATGGGCGGGGATCGAGTGGGAACTGCACTGGGCCGAGCACGTGCTGGACCGGGCCGACGAGCGCGGCGTCGGCGTCGAGGTCGCCAACATGAACATGACGCCGGAGGACTCGGTCGAAAAGGTCGTCGAGCACCCTGACGCGTTCTCGTACGTCGAGGTGTCCCAGCACAACCAGCTCTCTGCGGGAGCGACCGGGCAGGACCACTGGGATAACCTCCAGGCGTGGCGCGGGGAGGTCGAAGACGCCGTCGGGCCGCGGCCGTTCAACAACGTGAAGATCTACGGGGGGTTCGACGGCGGGAAGGAGGCCGCCGGGACCGCCGACCAGGCGGTGCGGTGGTTCTGGCGGAACGTCCTCGGCGGGTGCGCCGCCTGCCGGTTCCACCGGCGGGTCGCCGAGGGCGACGAGGGCTGGGGGATCGGCGGGAGCGAGCGGGCGCTGACCCAGATCCGGTCGGTCCGGGCGATCGAGGAAGTCGTCGACCTCACCGCCCTGCCGCCGCGGGGGGACCTTCTGGGAGACGCCGCTCCCGACGAAGCCTACTGCGCGGCCGACCCGGGCGAGGCCTACGTGGTCTACGTCCCCGACGGGGGGAACGCGACACTCGACCTCGACGCGGGGTCGTATCGACGCCGGACCCTCGACGCCGAGTCGGCCGCGTGGACGGACGACGAGACGGTCGAGGGCGACACGGACCTTCCGCTGGACCCCCCGGAGCGGCCCAATCAGGTCGTCGTCCTGACCGCCGAGACGTGA
- a CDS encoding PadR family transcriptional regulator, with product MTKWLQSGRRRDLCVILAGEGPLNGQALKSRLESHYDERIDPKSFYGALDTLVDNGHLELRESGIHDEYALTDAGRRMVDEQFAWMADHLDGE from the coding sequence ATGACCAAGTGGCTCCAGAGCGGGCGCCGTCGGGATCTGTGCGTCATCCTCGCCGGGGAGGGACCGCTCAACGGCCAGGCGCTCAAGTCGCGGCTCGAATCCCACTACGACGAGCGGATCGACCCGAAGTCGTTCTACGGCGCGCTGGACACGCTCGTCGACAACGGCCACCTCGAACTCCGGGAGTCGGGCATCCACGACGAGTACGCGCTGACCGACGCCGGCCGCCGGATGGTCGACGAGCAGTTCGCGTGGATGGCCGACCACCTCGACGGGGAGTAG
- a CDS encoding DUF7111 family protein, with protein MTDATATNEGITARYEETETERLLTFERDGATAAVAQNTEGYAMLKVRPTADGDELERYYGFDMALDHAAELLGVAPHDLPVPEAAEDMGM; from the coding sequence ATGACCGACGCGACCGCGACGAACGAGGGGATCACGGCCCGCTACGAGGAGACCGAGACCGAGCGCCTGCTGACCTTCGAGCGCGACGGGGCGACCGCCGCCGTCGCCCAGAACACCGAGGGGTACGCCATGCTGAAGGTCCGGCCGACCGCCGACGGCGACGAACTGGAGCGGTACTACGGGTTCGACATGGCGCTGGACCACGCCGCCGAACTGCTCGGCGTCGCCCCGCACGACCTGCCGGTCCCCGAGGCCGCCGAGGACATGGGGATGTAG